In Bos indicus isolate NIAB-ARS_2022 breed Sahiwal x Tharparkar chromosome 19, NIAB-ARS_B.indTharparkar_mat_pri_1.0, whole genome shotgun sequence, the following proteins share a genomic window:
- the GPR142 gene encoding probable G-protein coupled receptor 142 — MGAVAITPPRSRSRTGLAASLEAGPLQASRQPSDQELPWNLLPLIHLLKWSRVFWFTSLEDSPPPAHWLYACPSRGLYHFPDPIQQDSLSEPGHLCLLSLLTMVMYTPKLSWRWWPGDFSVPLAPSVAGVPDTLPGDLSAYVPPTGPDQSQWTLGGMQCQDLATREQQGFYSVLLEESSGKQLRASCRHPRKKPQGDPGPRSMRLAGDETAAQLWVTLLPTPNSSGLSQEFEGHRPESPVTSPCVAGVIPVIYYSVLLGLGLPVALARLATRTRKPSYYYLLALTASDIVTQVVIVFVGFLLQGAVLAREVPQAVVRTANILEFAANHASVWIAVLLTVDRYSALCHPLRHRATSSPGRAQRAVAAVLGAALLTGIPFYWWLDVWRDADPPSTLDEVLKWAHCLIVYFVPCGVFLVANLAIVRRLQRRGQSGPRPQVGKSTAILLGVTTLFALLWAPRTFVMLYHLYVAPVYHDWRVHLALDVANMVAMLNTAVNFGLYCFVSKTFRATVRGVFQDAHLPCTLGSRSAGMVAEPMLKPPGLPKGAEL; from the exons ATGGGGGCTGTGGCCATCACACCCCCCCGCTCCAGGTCAAG AACCGGGCTGGCCGCCTCGCTTGAGGCTGGTCCCCTGCAGGCATCCCGCCAGCCGTCTGACCAGGAGCTGCCCTGGAACCTTCTTCCTCTAATTCACCTTCTCAAGTGGTCTCGGGTCTTTTGGTTCACCTCCTTGGAAG ATTCGCCACCCCCTGCCCACTGGCTGTATGCCTGCCCTTCCCGGGGGCTGTACCACTTCCCTGACCCAATCCAACAAGACAGCCTCAGT GAGCCAGGGCACCTGTGTCTTCTTAGCCTCTTGACGATGGTCATGTACACCCCCAAGCTAAGCT GGAGGTGGTGGCCTGGggacttctctgtgcctcttgcACCCTCTGTTGCTGGAGTCCCGGACACTCTGCCTGGGGACCTGAGTGCCTACGTGCCTCCCACGGGACCTGACCAAAGCCAGTGGACTCTTGGGGGTATGCAGTGCCAGGACCTGGCCACCAGGGAGCAGCAAGGCTTCT ACTCAGTGCTGCTGGAAGAATCGTCAGGCAAACAACTGAGAGCGAGCTGCAGGCACCCCCGGAAAAAGCCACAGGGTGACCCAGGACCCAGGAGCATGCGGCTGGCAGGAGATGAGACAG CTGCCCAGCTATGGGTGACCCTGCTGCCCACACCCAACAGCAGTGGGCTGAGCCAGGAGTTTGAAGGCCATCGGCCCGAGAGCCCCGTGACGTCCCCTTGTGTGGCTGGGGTCATCCCTGTCATCTACTACAGTGTCCTTCTGGGCCTGGGGCTGCCTG TGGCCCTGGCCCGCCTCGCCACCAGGACACGGAAGCCCTCCTACTACTACCTTCTGGCACTCACAGCCTCGGACATCGTCACCCAGGTGGTCATCGTGTTCGTGGGCTTCCTCCTGCAGGGAGCTGTGCTGGCCCGAGAGGTGCCCCAGGCCGTGGTACGCACAGCTAacatcctggagtttgctgcCAACCATGCCTCGGTCTGGATCGCCGTCCTGCTCACGGTGGACCGGTACAGTGCCCTGTGCCACCCCCTGCGCCACCGGGCCACCTCGTCCCCGGGCCGGGCCCAGCGGGCCGTCGCCGCTGTCCTCGGCGCTGCGCTGCTCACTGGCATCCCCTTCTACTGGTGGCTGGATGTGTGGAGGGACGCGGACCCGCCCAGCACGCTGGACGAGGTGCTCAAGTGGGCTCACTGCCTCATTGTCTATTTCGTCCCTTGCGGCGTTTTCCTGGTGGCCAACCTGGCCATCGTCCGCCGGCTGCAGCGGAGGGGCCAGAGCGGGCCGCGGCCCCAGGTGGGCAAGAGCACCGCCATCCTCCTGGGCGTCACCACGCTCTTCGCCCTCCTCTGGGCACCCCGCACCTTCGTCATGCTCTACCACCTGTACGTGGCCCCCGTCTACCACGACTGGAGGGTCCACCTGGCCCTGGATGTGGCCAACATGGTGGCCATGCTCAACACCGCCGTCAACTTCGGCCTCTACTGTTTCGTCAGCAAGACTTTTCGGGCCACTGTCCGAGGGGTCTTCCAGGACGCCCACCTGCCCTGCACCCTGGGGTCACGGTCAGCGGGCATGGTGGCAGAGCCTATGCTGAAGCCTCCGGGACTCCCCAAGGGGGCAGAACTGTAG
- the LOC109574429 gene encoding BTB/POZ domain-containing protein 17, with amino-acid sequence MCRLGSAKPGSWASFWAMLTLVGLVTRAAQKADVGGESAGTSINHSQMLLQRLQELLRQGNASDVVLRVQAMGTDEVRVFHAHRLLLGLQSEQFRELLSNQSEVVLQESRDCAAVFDKFIRYLYCGELTVLLAQAIPLHQLATKYRVASLQRGVADYMRAHLAGGAGPAVGWYHYAVSTGDEALRQSCLQFLAWNLSAVAGSAEWGAVSPELLAQLLPRSDLVLQDELELFQALEAWLGRARPPPAVAERALRAIRYPMIPPAQLFQLQARSAALARHGPAVADLLLQAYQFHAASPLHYAKFFDVNGSAFLPRNYLAPAWGAPWVINNPARDDRSTSFQTQLGPSGHDSGRRVTWNVLFSPRWLPVSLRPVYADATGTALPLARPEDGRPRLVVTPASSGGDAAGVSFQKTVLVGARHHGRLLVRHAYSFHQSSEEAGDFLAHADLQRRNSEYLVENALHLHLIVKPVYHTLIRTPK; translated from the exons ATGTGCAGGCTGGGCTCTGCCAAGCCTGGGTCCTGGGCCAGCTTCTGGGCCATGCTGACTTTGGTGGGCCTGGTCACTCGTGCAG CCCAGAAAGCTGATGTTGGCGGGGAGTCAGCGGGCACCTCCATCAACCACTCCCAGATGCTGCTCCAGCGCCTGCAGGAACTGCTGCGGCAGGGCAATGCCAGTGATGTGGTGTTGCGGGTGCAGGCCATGGGCACCGACGAGGTCCGAGTCTTCCATGCCCACCGCCTGCTGCTGGGACTGCAGAGTGAGCAGTTCCGGGAGCTGCTGAGTAACCAGAGCGAGGTGGTGTTGCAGGAGTCCCGGGACTGTGCTGCCGTCTTCGACAAGTTCATCAG GTACCTCTACTGCGGAGAGCTGACCGTGCTGCTGGCACAGGCCATCCCCCTGCACCAGCTGGCCACCAAGTACCGCGTGGCCTCCTTGCAGCGGGGCGTGGCCGACTATATGCGCGCGCACCTGGCGGGCGGCGCGGGCCCGGCGGTGGGCTGGTACCACTACGCGGTGAGCACCGGGGACGAGGCCCTACGCCAGAGCTGCCTGCAGTTCCTGGCCTGGAACCTGTCGGCCGTGGCGGGGAGCGCCGAGTGGGGCGCCGTGAGCCCTGAGCTGCTGGCGCAGCTGCTTCCGCGCTCGGACCTCGTGCTGCAGGACGAGCTGGAGCTCTTCCAGGCGCTGGAGGCGTGGCTGGGCCGCGCGCGGCCGCCGCCGGCTGTGGCCGAGCGCGCGCTGCGCGCCATCCGTTACCCCATGATCCCTCCGGCTCAACTGTTCCAGCTTCAGGCGCGCTCGGCCGCCCTGGCGCGCCACGGCCCGGCGGTGGCCGACCTGCTCCTTCAGGCCTACCAGTTCCACGCCGCCTCGCCGCTGCACTACGCCAAGTTTTTCGACGTCAATGGCAGCGCCTTCCTGCCCCGCAACTACCTTGCGCCCGCCTGGGGCGCCCCGTGGGTCATCAACAACCCGGCCCGCGACGATCGCAGCACCAGCTTCCAGACGCAGCTGGGCCCAAGCGGCCACGACTCGGGCCGCCGGGTCACCTGGAACGTGCTCTTCTCGCCACGCTGGCTGCCGGTAAGCCTGCGACCTGTCTACGCGGACGCCACGGGCACAGCGCTGCCCCTCGCACGCCCCGAGGACGGCCGGCCCCGGCTGGTGGTCACGCCGGCCAGCAGCGGCGGCGACGCGGCGGGCGTGAGCTTCCAGAAGACCGTGCTGGTGGGGGCGCGCCACCACGGCCGCCTGCTGGTCCGCCACGCCTACAGCTTCCACCAGAGCAGCGAGGAGGCCGGTGACTTCCTGGCGCACGCCGACCTGCAGCGGCGCAACTCCGAGTACCTGGTGGAGAATGCCCTGCATCTCCACCTCATTGTCAAGCCCGTCTATCACACCCTCATCCGGACCCCCAAGTAG
- the LOC139177652 gene encoding kinesin-like protein KIF19 — protein sequence MKQSSLSLHLKGQTDDVRPPGPLACKRPPSPTLQHTASEDSLSSSTGEAPSRAVERHGDGPCPPLQGQKKSPRKKREESLEAKRKRKSQAFEVTGQGIPTQLPAHLALQPTQLSRPKMHVAGPRPVENHTEEQRMPVVGHLTPTIRPLGKTTLPMAKVKLPPCQSLGPEDTSPVAAPSNPGDVSERVAQMPRLPYGTSTQGKNGRLGHN from the exons ATGAAGCAGAGCAGCCTGTCCCTGCACTTGAAGGGCCAGACTGATGACGTGCGGCCGCCCGGACCGCTGGCCTGCAAGCGGccgcccagccccaccctccagcACACCGCCAGCGAGGACAGCCTATCCAGCAGCACAGGCGAGGCGCCATCCCGGGCAGTCGAGCGTCATGGCGATGGCCCTTGTCCCCCGCTGCAAGGCCAGAAGAAAAGCCCAAGAAAGAAACGAGAGGAGTCCCTGGAGGCAAAGAGGAAGCGGAAGTCCCAGGCCTTTGAAGTCACAGGACAAGGG ATCCCCACGCAGCTCCCAGCTCATCTGGCTCTCCAGCCAACGCAGCTGTCCCGCCCCAAGATGCACGTTGCTGGACCCCGTCCTGTGGAGAATCACACCGAAGAACAGAGGATGCCAGTGGTTGGGCACCTGACCCCTACCATCAGACCCCTGGGAAAGACCACGCTGCCTATGGCCAAGGTCAAACTCCCTCCGTGCCAGAGCTTGG GCCCCGAGGACACCTCCCCTGTCGCTGCTCCCTCCAACCCAGGGGATGTTTCCGAACGGGTTGCTCAGATGCCCCGCCTGCCCTATGGCACAAGCACCCAAGGCAAAAATGGACGATTAGGGCACAACTGA
- the LOC139177792 gene encoding kinesin-like protein KIF19: MRETEVPSLEYKTQLRKAGHGVGLQPAAQHPGAWKGEDPLSGGRGRPLTGHLVLTARSAPQLALEQRCRELRARGRRLEETLPRRVSSEQQREALGLLYRVHELELENAEMQSQALLRDGALHHRREALRRLEQRRSLCEEIIRAQRQLIQDGNLAVPQHLKELCEVYLREHEEGNLERATMMDRLASRALQDSALPKISPPGTVPTPEESDLESVKMPNSESPHQHGSFLPLLGTESEANHLFKASSRAWQAKGFCLPTPPPIRAGTLVTQEVSSGPHGWEYPGETSSGWDGTFPKQPSEDIGFLLGPMASFPNPFISQATPQVGLNSQINSSPESIENLSQIPLSHKGVSPASPDTLSA, encoded by the exons atgcgggagactgaggttccatccctgg AGTACAAGACACAGCTTCGAAAAGCAGGCCACGGAGTGGGGCTTCAGCCGGCCGCACAGCATCCGGGGGCTTGGAAGGGCGAGGACCCGCTCAGCGGCGGGCGCGGGCGGCCCCTCACCGGCCACCTGGTGCTGACCGCCCGCTCGGCTCCCCAGCTGGCGCTGGAGCAGCGGTGCCGAGAGCTGCGCGCGCGGGGCCGCCGCCTGGAGGAGACGCTGCCGAGGCGCGTCAGCTCGGAGCAGCAGCGCGAGGCGCTCGGCCTGCTCTACCGCGTGCACGAGCTGGAGCTGGAGAACGCCGAGATGCAGTCGCAAGCCCTGCTCCGCGACGGCGCGCTCCACCACCGCCGCGAGGCCCTGCGCCGCCTGGAGCAGCGCCGCAGCCTCTGCGAGGAGATCATCCGCGCCCAGCGGCAGCTCATCCAGG ACGGCAACCTGGCCGTGCCGCAGCACCTGAAGGAGCTGTGCGAAGTGTACCTGCGGGAGCATGAGGAGGGCAACCTGGAGCGTGCCACCATGATGGACCGCCTGGCCTCTCGGGCCCTGCAG gaCAGCGCCTTGCCCAAGATTAGCCCCCCAGGAACTGTGCCGACCCCGGAGGAGTCTGACCTAGAGAGCGTCAAGATGCCGAACTCCGAGTCCCCGCACCAGCACGGAAGCTTCCTCCCTCTGCTCGGCACTGAGAG TGAAGCCAACCACCTGTTCAAGGCCAGCTCCCGGGCCTGGCAAGCGAAGGGCTTCtgtctgcccaccccacccccaatccgGGCGGGCACCCTGGTGACACAGGAGGTGAGCAGTGGGCCCCACGGGTGGGAGTACCCAGGAGAGACATCCAGTGGTTGGGATGGAACTTTTCCAAAACAGCCCTCTGAGGACATAGGGTTCCTGCTGGGTCCAATGGCTTCTTTTCCCAACCCATTCATCTCACAGGCCACCCCTCAGGTCGGACTGAACAGCCAGATCAACTCCTCCCCTGAAAGCATCGAGAATCTGTCGCAGATCCCCTTGTCCCACAAAGGTGTGTCCCCTGCCTCCCCCGACACCCTATCAGCCTGA